The following is a genomic window from Leptospira bouyouniensis.
AATCCTTGCGCCTGTGAGTGGAACGGTCGTTAAAAATTTGATGGTGGATTCAGATGGAAAGATTGTCACTAAGGCACAACCTATCTTTAAAATCAAACCTGACGAAATTCTAAAGGAAGAATCTCCTGAAGACATTCGTGCAAGAAAAGTGAAGGTGACAAAGGAATTGGGGCTCGTTTAATTCAATCAAAGCCCACAATTTTTTTATAAATCTCAGTAAGTGGGAGGATGTGGTCAACACATCCTCTTTTAATTGCTTCTTTTGGCATTCCAAACACAACAGACGTCTCTTCATTTTGGGCAATGGTTTCTGCTCCTGCCTCTTTCATCTCTTGTAAACCAGCTGCTCCATCATCTCCCATTCCTGTCATGATGATGCCTCTTGCATTTTTTCCTGCCTGTCTGGCAACAGATCGAAACAAAACGTCAACAGATGGTTTGTGACGATTCACAAGTGGTCCATCTTTTATTTCTACATAATACTGTGCACCCGAACGTTTGAGAGTCATATGTTTGTTTCCTGGGGCAATAAGGGCAAGACCTCGTACCACTCTGTCGCCATCATTTGCTTCTTTGATTCGGATCTCACAAATAGAATCCAATCGTTTGGCAAAAGCCTCAGTAAATTTTTCAGGCATATGTTGTACAATCACAATGCCTGGAGTATTTTCTTTAGGGAGTTTTGTTAACACTTGTTCAAGGGCAATCGTACCACCTGTAGAGGTTCCGATCGCAATGATTTTTTCTGTTGCTTGTAAAGAGGAGAGTTCTTGTTTTTTCTCCAATTGGATTTTATATTCTTTCGTTTGAGAAGGATTTTGTAGGTGTTTGGTGCTCGCTGAAGCGGCAGCGATAACGGCATCAGTAAGTGCAATTGTACTTTCATTTAAAAAATCTTTTAAACCAATTTTTGGTTTAGTGATGATATCACAAGCACCGAGGTTCATTGCAAGAATTGCTGTTTCCGAACCTTCTGTTGTGAGGGTGGAACAAATCACAACAGGTGTCGGTCTTTCTGTCATAATTTTTTTTAAAAATGAAAGACCATCCATCCTTGGCATTTCAATATCGAGTACAATTACATCTGGCCAATCATGATTCATTTTGTCCATGGCAAAGATGGGGTCTGATGCACTCCCTAAAAAATGAAATTGAGAATCTTGTTTAAAAATCTCTGTTAGAACTTGCCTGACAACAGCTGAATCATCGATGACAAAAACTTTAATTTTTTTCATAACTCAATGTTTTTCGACCCATACCTCGCCATCCCAAACAGAAAAATAAATTTTTCTCGATTGGTTTCCGCCAACGTCTTCAGAAATGATTTTGATTTGATTGTCTTTTAGGATTTTTTTTGCAAATTCGGAATTCTTAGTTCCAATGAGACTCGTAGCATCATTTCGAAAGATTTCCTTTTCCTCATTTATAAACATATTGGATCCGCCAAAAATTTTAGCAGAGTAATCAGATGGTTTTGTATGTTTTTTTTTGATCTCTGATAGAAAATATTGAAAGGCATCAATACCATATTTATATGTTTTTTCTAATTTGAGTTCAGCAGGATAGGGGAGTAAAAAATGACACATGCCTCCGACATGTTGGGTAGGGTGCCACAATACAATGGAAACACAGGAACCTAGAAGTGTTCGAATCCGATATGGGCTATCCCCGAAGAAAATTTCTCCTGGATTCAAAAATCGATCTATGACTTCAATTGGAGGTTCCATTTAACTAATCTGTGATGTGGTTTCGTGGATCGATTGAATTTCTGATAAATCTAAAATTTGATTCATCTTTAGAATGATCACAAACTGGTTTTCTAACTTGCCTATCCCTTGGATAAAATCCAAACGAATCTTTGAGCCAAAACTAGGTGCTTCTTCGATTTGATTTTCGGGTATATCCACAACCTCATTCACTGCATCAACAAGTAAACCTACATCAATTGTTTCGTTCTCTAATTTGATTTCAGTGATGATAATACAAGTTTTTCGATTTGTTTCTGTTTTCTTTTTATAAAATCTTGTATTTAAATCAATCACAGGAACCACATTCCCACGTAAATTAATCACGCCAGGAATATATTCAGGCATCATAGGAACATGGGTGACGGATTCAAATTCGATAATCTCTTTGATGTACAAGATTCCTAACCCAAATAATTCTTTGGATAAAAGGAAGGTCAGATATTGAATGTCTTGCATCTTAAAATCCTCCCTTAGTATTTTTGAAATTTTGAGTGATCATCCAAACTTTCTTTTTTAGAGATTGGTTGTTTTGGTGGAGCATTCCTTGTCGGTTTCTTTTCCGGATGGTTTGCAACAGTAGATAATTTCCCTAATTTGAAAAAACTGATGGAAGACATAAGCCTTTCTGCTTGCGCTTGTAATTCTTCTGCGATTGCAGCTAGTTCCTCAGAAGCACTCGCCGATTGTTGGGATACTTGGTCAAGTTGGCCCATCGCTTTGTTCACTTCATTCACACCCGATGATTGTTCTTGGCTTGCAGCAGTGATTTCTTGGACAAGATCTGCTGTTTTGTTGATTGCAGGTACGATGTCTTCGATTAATTTTCCAGCTGACTCTGCAATTTGAACAGAACTACCCGCTAACGTTCCAATTTCATTGGCCGATTTTTGGGATCTTTCAGCCAGTTTTCTGACTTCAGAAGCAACAACGGCAAATCCTTTTCCATGTTCACCTGCCCTTGCTGCTTCGATCGCAGCATTTAATGCAAGTAAGTTGGTTTGGTAAGCAATGTCTTCAATGATAGAGATTTTATCTGCAATTTCTTTCATCGCAGTCACGGTGTTTTTGACAGCCTCTCCACCCTGTTTTGCATCTTTTGCTGATTTGGTTGCAATGGTATCAGTTTGTTTTGCATTTTCAGCGTTTTGATCGATCGAGGCACCCATTTCTTCTAATGATGCCGAAGTTTCTTCTACAGAGGCAGCTTGTTCACTGGCACCTTGTGATAATGTGCTCGCAGTAGATGCTACTTCATCTGCAGCGTTAACAAGGGCATCTGTATTGGTCCTAACATCATTTATGATATCTACAAGTTTTTTTGAAGTGTTATTGAATGAATCACGAAGTTTTGCAAAACCACCTTCATAATGACTTGTGATTAGTTGTGTTAAATCTCCATTTTCAAGAGCCGCAAGACCAACCACTAAATCATCCACAATCCTTGCCGTTTCGAGAGCCAATTTTTTTTGTTCTGTGATATCTGTAGCAAATTTGATCACTTTATATGGTTTTCCATTCAGATCCAGAATCGGGTTGTATGTCGCTTGTAACCAAACTTCTCTACCACCTTTTGCTATTCGTTTGTATTCTGCAGTTTGAAATTCACCTCGAGCTAAAGAGGCCCAGAATTGTTTATATTCCTCTGAATTTATATAACTTGGCTCAACAAACATTCGATGGTGTTTCCCTTCGATTTCAGAAAGGGAATAACCCATTGTATTTAAGAAAATATCGTTTGCAGATAAGATAGTTCCATCGACTAAAAATTCAATCGTTGCCTGTGCACGATTGATCGCTTCAATTTGGCTTGTAAATTCTTGGGTTCGCTTCTTATTTTCTGTGATGTCAGACGCAAATTTAATTACTTTAGTCGGAACACCACTTGCGTCTAGAATGGGTGTATAGGTTGCTTGTAGCCAAACTTCTTTTCCGTTTTTTCCAAACCGTTTGTATTCTGCGGATTGGTATTCTCCTCGGTTCAAAGCTGCCCAAAATTGTTTATAGTTTTCGGATGAATATTCCTTGGTTTCTACAAACATCCTGTGGTGTTGTCCTTTGATTTCAGCCAAAGAATAGTCCATCAAAGTTAAAAAATTCTCATTTGCCGTAATGATGGTTCCATCCATTTTGAACTCGATTGTTGCTTGTGATCTATCAACGGCTCTTGCTTGCGCATTTGATTCCGTGACATCAGCCCATTCGACAACACTTCCTAATCTTTTTCCTGATTCTGTAATGATTGGATTTGCAATTAAGTTGAATTCTCGATTTGCTATTATAATACTCGTTCGATGTTCCGCAGTGAATGTTCCCAGCAATTTTCTTTGGTGGCTTGGATCTTTATGGTATCCATCAATATTACTTCCCATTAGATTTTTTAGGGAAAAATTTCGGATTTGTTTTTGGATGTCTGCCTCTGAATTGGCGAACATTTTCTGAATCGCTTTGTTCATATAAACAACATCTAGATTCAAATCGGAAATCATTACGTTTGTAGAAACGCTATCTAATGCCGTTTTGATTTGAATGGCTTGTTTTAAAGGTTTGTTGATTTGGTTCAATAGAATGAGAAGCAAAACAAAGGAAATGAGGATAAAAACACCACTAACAATATAAATCGTATAATCGAAATGATCATTCGTTTCAATTGTTGATTGGATATCGCTTAAGTTGGAGACTAAAAAGATTTTTTGTAAGTCTTGAAGATGACTAGAATAATTTTTCCATTTTGTCGAAATTTCTGAATTTTGGATCTCTTTCTGTTTTGGATTCCCAGAGGTGTCCGTTTGTTTTAAACTATTTAAAACAGCATCGAGATATTGATTTTTTTCATTTATGGCAGATTGGAATTTTGTTTTCTCAACTTCTTTTGTGAATAATGGTGAGACCATATCAAAAGATTTGTTCAATTTCTCAATATCATAATTAATTTTTGCGATTAAGGATTCCGCGGGAGTTGGTAGAAGCAGAATGTGAGTTAAGTCTTCATGAATTGATAAACTGAGTCTTAACAAGTGGGATACAGAATCTGATTTTTGAATCCGTTCTTCCGAATTGATTGTAACGGGTATTTTTTTGGAAAATACTCCGGAACTATACAAACTAATCCATAAAGTAAATACCAATCCAATTATAAAATAACCGATTAACTTGGTGTTTGCGCTGACTGACTTCATATTATCCCCTATGGCTAAATAATTTTTGATTTTCAATTGTGATTGTTCTTTCGAATAAGGAAGGAACATCAATAATAAGAGCTACATTTCCATCACCAAGGATACTTGATCCACTCACACCTTTTACGTGACGGAATACTGAACCCATTGGTTTAATGACCGTTTGGTATTCTCCTAGGAGTTCCTCAACAACGATCCCTGCTTTTTTTTCTCCATTGCGTACGATCACAATATTTTCTCGGGAGATATCGGAACGAGAATCACATGGGTAATAATCTTTTAATCGTAAAAATGGAATCAAATTTCCTCTGAGTGCAAAAAATTGATTCGATTCAGTTTTATGATCATCTGAAAAATGCAAACATTCTAGAACCATTTCCATTGGGATGATGAAATGGCTTTTTCCGACTGCGACTAAGAAACCTTCAATGATGGCAAGTGTGAGAGGTAATCTAAGTATAAATACACTTCCTTTTGAAGGAATGGATTTTACAGTAATAGAACCACGTAAGGATTCAATGTTTTGGTATACAACATCAAGACCTACACCTCTACCGGAAACATTCGTAATTTGCGAGGCTGTGGAAAATCCGGGATGGAATAGAAGTTTGTAAACTTCTTCATCTGAATCAGGGAGTTCACCATAAACGATCCCTTTCTCGATTCCTTTCTTCCAAACTTTCTCTTTTGAAATTCCATTGCCGTCATCAGAAACTTCAATGACAACACTACCTGCTTCAT
Proteins encoded in this region:
- a CDS encoding protein-glutamate methylesterase/protein-glutamine glutaminase, yielding MKKIKVFVIDDSAVVRQVLTEIFKQDSQFHFLGSASDPIFAMDKMNHDWPDVIVLDIEMPRMDGLSFLKKIMTERPTPVVICSTLTTEGSETAILAMNLGACDIITKPKIGLKDFLNESTIALTDAVIAAASASTKHLQNPSQTKEYKIQLEKKQELSSLQATEKIIAIGTSTGGTIALEQVLTKLPKENTPGIVIVQHMPEKFTEAFAKRLDSICEIRIKEANDGDRVVRGLALIAPGNKHMTLKRSGAQYYVEIKDGPLVNRHKPSVDVLFRSVARQAGKNARGIIMTGMGDDGAAGLQEMKEAGAETIAQNEETSVVFGMPKEAIKRGCVDHILPLTEIYKKIVGFD
- a CDS encoding chemotaxis protein CheD, with protein sequence MEPPIEVIDRFLNPGEIFFGDSPYRIRTLLGSCVSIVLWHPTQHVGGMCHFLLPYPAELKLEKTYKYGIDAFQYFLSEIKKKHTKPSDYSAKIFGGSNMFINEEKEIFRNDATSLIGTKNSEFAKKILKDNQIKIISEDVGGNQSRKIYFSVWDGEVWVEKH
- a CDS encoding chemotaxis protein CheW → MQDIQYLTFLLSKELFGLGILYIKEIIEFESVTHVPMMPEYIPGVINLRGNVVPVIDLNTRFYKKKTETNRKTCIIITEIKLENETIDVGLLVDAVNEVVDIPENQIEEAPSFGSKIRLDFIQGIGKLENQFVIILKMNQILDLSEIQSIHETTSQIS
- a CDS encoding methyl-accepting chemotaxis protein; translation: MKSVSANTKLIGYFIIGLVFTLWISLYSSGVFSKKIPVTINSEERIQKSDSVSHLLRLSLSIHEDLTHILLLPTPAESLIAKINYDIEKLNKSFDMVSPLFTKEVEKTKFQSAINEKNQYLDAVLNSLKQTDTSGNPKQKEIQNSEISTKWKNYSSHLQDLQKIFLVSNLSDIQSTIETNDHFDYTIYIVSGVFILISFVLLLILLNQINKPLKQAIQIKTALDSVSTNVMISDLNLDVVYMNKAIQKMFANSEADIQKQIRNFSLKNLMGSNIDGYHKDPSHQRKLLGTFTAEHRTSIIIANREFNLIANPIITESGKRLGSVVEWADVTESNAQARAVDRSQATIEFKMDGTIITANENFLTLMDYSLAEIKGQHHRMFVETKEYSSENYKQFWAALNRGEYQSAEYKRFGKNGKEVWLQATYTPILDASGVPTKVIKFASDITENKKRTQEFTSQIEAINRAQATIEFLVDGTILSANDIFLNTMGYSLSEIEGKHHRMFVEPSYINSEEYKQFWASLARGEFQTAEYKRIAKGGREVWLQATYNPILDLNGKPYKVIKFATDITEQKKLALETARIVDDLVVGLAALENGDLTQLITSHYEGGFAKLRDSFNNTSKKLVDIINDVRTNTDALVNAADEVASTASTLSQGASEQAASVEETSASLEEMGASIDQNAENAKQTDTIATKSAKDAKQGGEAVKNTVTAMKEIADKISIIEDIAYQTNLLALNAAIEAARAGEHGKGFAVVASEVRKLAERSQKSANEIGTLAGSSVQIAESAGKLIEDIVPAINKTADLVQEITAASQEQSSGVNEVNKAMGQLDQVSQQSASASEELAAIAEELQAQAERLMSSISFFKLGKLSTVANHPEKKPTRNAPPKQPISKKESLDDHSKFQKY